One Alligator mississippiensis isolate rAllMis1 chromosome 1, rAllMis1, whole genome shotgun sequence genomic window carries:
- the PAPOLG gene encoding poly(A) polymerase gamma isoform X5 encodes MKPFGVFEDEEELNHRLAVLDKLNNLVKEWILELGESKNLPPSVVANVGGKIFTFGSYRLGVHTKGADIDALCVAPRHVERSDFFQSFFEKLKHQDGIRNLRAVEDAYVPVVKFEFEDIEIDLVFARLAIQTVSDNLDLRDDSRLRSLDIRCIRSLNGCRVTDEILHLVPNKENFRLTLRAIKLWAKRRGIYSNVLGFLGGVSWAMLVARTCQLYPNALASTLVNKFFLVFSKWEWPNPVLLKQPEDSNLNLPVWDPRVNPSDRYHLMPVITPAYPQQNSTYNVSTSTRAVMEEEFKHGLAVTNEILQGKSDWPKLLEPPNFFQKYKHYIVLTASASTEEHHLEWVGLVESKIRVLVGNLERNEFINIAHVNPQSFPGNKEQYKESDYVSMWFLGIIFRKVENAESVSIDLTYDIQSFTDTVYRQANNINMLKEGMKIEATHVKRKQLHYYLPVEILQKRKKSIPDISRNAGSFQSKRICLDSSRDVDTGTPYCSPSLSKIIKLDRAAETDSSTVVQRASVATSREKPDLSASVPVKGLSIPVIASKRETTVTIKVASPAGCTIPTVVGRNVIPRLVAPQVARSQQHLNGISTMNAKGAASKRPHSPSSEECPKRLKDREKLIGLDLAFRSLGNPQEDARRKSTGKNDELGGEFMPIPTISTSRSQRLPSKELPDLSSPVPTNNIRIIKKSIRLTLNR; translated from the exons ATGAAGCCATTTGGAGTATTCGAAGATGAAGAAGAGCTAAATCATAG GCTAGCTGTTCTTGATAAATTGAATAACTTAGTCAAAGAATGGATTTTGGAACTTGGTGAGAGTAAG AATCTTCCACCTTCAGTTGTAGCAAATGTTGGTGGCAAAATTTTCACATTTGGTTCCTATAGGCTTGGAGTACATACCAAAG GAGCTGACATAGATGCCCTTTGTGTTGCTCCTAGACATGTGGAAAGATCAGATTTCTTTCAGTCgttttttgaaaaattaaaacatcaaGATGGAATCAGAAATTTAAGA GCAGTAGAAGATGCATATGTACCAGTTGTCAAGTTTGAATTTGAAGATATTGAG attGATCTTGTGTTTGCAAGATTGGCTATACAGACTGTGTCTGATAACTTGGATCTTAGAGATGATTCACGCCTGAGGAGTCTGGATATAAGATGTATACGGAGCTTAAATG GTTGCAGAGTTACTGATGAAATTCTCCATTTAGTGCCAAACAAGGAGAACTTTCGGCTAACACTTAGAGCAATCAAACTGTGGGCAAAAC GTCGCGGAATTTATTCCAATGTGCTGGGATTTCTTGGTGGTGTTTCTTGGGCAATGTTGGTAGCAAGGACATGTCAGCTATATCCAAATGCATTGGCATCTACTCTAGTTAACAAATTCTTCCTAGTTTTTTCAAAATG GGAATGGCCCAATCCTGTGTTGCTGAAACAACCTGAAGATAGCAATCTAAATTTACCAGTCTGGGACCCTAGG GTAAACCCATCTGACAGATACCATCTAATGCCCGTAATCACACCAGCCTATCCACAGCAGAACTCAACATATAATGTGTCTACGTCAACAAGAGCAGTCATGGAAGAGGAGTTCAAACATG GTCTTGCTGTCACGAATGAAATTCTCCAAGGAAAATCAGATTGGCCAAAGCTCCTTGAACCGCCAAACTTCTTTCAAAAATATAA GCATTACATTGTGTTGACTGCTAGCGCCTCTACTGAAGAGCATCATTTAGAATG GGTTGGTCTGGTCGAATCTAAAATCCGTGTACTTGTTGGAAACTTGGAGAGGAATGAATTTATCAATATTGCACATGTAAATCCGCAGTCTTTTCCTGGCAACAAAGAACAATATAAAga GAGTGACTATGTATCAATGTGGTTCCTTGGAATCATTTTTAGGAAAGTGGAGAATGCAGAAAGCGTTAGTATTGATTTAACATATGATATACAGTCATTCACAGATACAG TTTACAGGCAGGCAAATAATATCAACATGCTAAAAGAAGGCATGAAGATTGAAGCAACTCATGTAAAGAGAAAGCAACTTCACTATTATTTGCCTGTGGAAATTttacagaaaaggaagaag agcaTACCAGACATCAGTCGAAATGCTGGCAGCTTTCAGTCCAAAAGGATCTGTTTGGACAGTTCCAGAGATGTAGATACAGGGACACCATATTGTTCTCCTTCACTAAGCAAGATAATTAAGTTGGACAGAGCAGCAGAAACCGACAG CAGTACTGTAGTCCAGAGAGCCAGTGTTGCTACCAGTAGAGAGAAGCCAGATTTATCTGCATCAGTACCTGTTAAAGGATTGTCCATTCCAGTTATTGCTTCAA AGAGGGAGACTACAGTCACCATAAAAGTCGCATCTCCAGCTGGCTGCACTATTCCTACAGTAGTAGGACGAAATGTGATTCCTCGACTTGTTGCACCTCAAGTTGCCCGAAGCCAACAGCATCTAAATGGCATTTCAACAATGAACgctaaaggtgctgcatctaagAGACCTCACTCGCCTTCCTCAGAAGAATGCCCCAAACGACTGAAGGACAGAGAAAAG TTAATTGGATTGGACTTGGCATTCAGAAGCCTTGGCAATCCTCAGGAGGATGCAAGGAGAAAATCTACAGGAAAAAAT gatgaGCTTGGAGGGGAATTCATGCCTATTCCAACTATCAGCACATCAAGATCACAG AGACTTCCCAGTAAAGAATTACCTGACTTATCCTCTCCTGTTCCTACAAATAACATTCGCATCATTAAAAAGTCCATCAGACTAACACTTAACCGGTGA